One stretch of Juglans microcarpa x Juglans regia isolate MS1-56 chromosome 3D, Jm3101_v1.0, whole genome shotgun sequence DNA includes these proteins:
- the LOC121254707 gene encoding uncharacterized protein LOC121254707 → MSDHLVLYVDRLIRPSAVESVTEPPSEGPSGPQGGGPGAEAAGPSCSLDENERVVHCESSDEEEPLIQMAECRICQEEDSVENLETPCACSGSLKYAHRKCVQHWCNEKGDITCEICHQPYQPGYTSPPPPPPHPEETAINIGGGWTISGTPLDLSDPRILAIAEAERHFLEAEYDEYAASNASGAAFCRSVALILMALLLLRHALSITDPDAEDDTSTFFSLFLLRAAGFLLPCYIMAWAISILQRRRQRQEAAALAANQIAFVLQPGQRGGLQFAIASGPTVASHQETV, encoded by the exons ATGAGTGATCACTTGGTGTTGTACGTGGACCGTCTGATTCGGCCGTCGGCAGTAGAGTCGGTGACCGAGCCCCCGTCCGAGGGTCCTTCTGGGCCGCAAGGGGGCGGCCCAGGCGCTGAAGCTGCCGGACCGTCGTGTTCGTTGGATGAGAATGAGAGGGTTGTGCACTGTGAGAGCTCGGATGAGGAGGAACCGCTGATTCAGATGGCGGAGTGCCGTATATGCCAAGAGGAGGATAGCGTCGAAAACTTGGAGACCCCTTGTGCTTGTAGTGGCAGCCTCAAG TATGCGCATAGAAAGTGTGTTCAACATTGGTGCAATGAGAAAGGAGATATAACATGTGAGATCTGTCATCAG CCTTACCAACCTGGTTATACttctccacctcctcctcctcctcacccTGAAGAAACTGCTATCAATATTGG TGGAGGTTGGACAATCTCTGGAACTCCTTTGGATCTTAGTGACCCTCGCATATTGGCAATTGCAGAAGCAGAACGTCATTTTTTGGAAGCTGAATATGATGAGTATGCAGCTTCAAATGCTAGTGGAGCTGCGTTTTGCCGTTCAGTTGCACTAATT TTAATGGCCCTTCTGCTCTTGCGGCATGCATTGAGCATCACAGATCCTGATGCAGAAGATGACACGTCTACTTTTTTCTCT CTCTTCTTGCTTCGAGCTGCTGGGTTTCTATTGCCCTGCTACATAATGGCTTGGGCCATTAGTATTTTGCAGCGTCGACGTCAAAGACAG GAGGCTGCAGCGTTGGCAGCAAACCAAATTGCTTTCGTGCTACAACCCGGGCAACGTGGGGGTCTGCAATTTGCAATAGCATCAGGACCCACAGTGGCTTCACACCAGGAAACTGTTTAA
- the LOC121255036 gene encoding uncharacterized protein LOC121255036, whose product MRTNKERIEQLEAELGGVQDGLHRMELDMADRLRQVEETLNRLSDVLLANQEIPNHHREGNDRGQMVVSSKTAKLEFPRFSGDDPKEWFNHVNQFFEFQNTLEAQRVSLASYHLEGEANQWWQWIRRTLREEGRALSWANFEDELWARFGPSKCEDFDEALSRIRQVGSLRNYQREFERLGNRVHGWTQRALVGTFMGGLKMDISDGHKCQGPRILMLESYEDNGNLLCDDVIEEQPVEENHERPPEPEITLHALTGWTYPKTMRIAAKICAHDVIVLIDSGSTHNFISERMANLLLLPVVPMETFMARVANGENLRCQGRFEEIQINLQGTIFSLTLYSLPLTGLDVVLGIQWLEILGSVVCD is encoded by the exons ATGAGAACTAATAAAGAGCGTATCGAGCAGTTGGAGGCCGAGCTAGGTGGAGTGCAAGATGGGTTACACAGGATGGAACTCGACATGGCCGATAGGCTTCGTCAGGTGGAAGAAACTCTCAATCGCCTTTCTGATGTCTTACTTGCCAACCAGGAAATTCCCAACCACCATCGAGAAGGCAACGACAGGGGACAGATGGTGGTATCTTCCAAAACAGCAAAACTTGAATTTCCTCGATTTTCAGGAGATGATCCGAAGGAGTGGTTCAATCATGTGAACCAATTTTTTGAGTTCCAGAACACTCTCGAAGCCCAAAGAGTTTCTTTGGCTTCGTACCACTTGGAAGGAGAGGCCAACCAGTGGTGGCAATGGATCCGCAGGACATTGCGAGAGGAAGGACGTGCTCTCTCATGGGCAAATTTTGAAGACGAACTCTGGGCTCGCTTTGGGCCATCGAAGTGTGAAGATTTTGATGAAGCCCTTTCGAGGATAAGACAAGTTGGTTCTTTGCGTAATTACCAGCGGGAATTCGAGCGCTTGGGCAATCGAGTTCACGGATGGACGCAAAGAGCTCTTGTAGGAACTTTTATGGGTGGCTTAAAGATGGACATCTCGGATG GACACAAATGTCAGGGCCCAAGGATACTCATGTTGGAGAGTTATGAGGATAACGGCAACCTGTTATGCGATGATGTCATCGAAGAACAACCAGTTGAAGAGAATCATGAAAGGCCTCCTGAACCAGAAATTACGCTGCATGCACTAACGGGATGGACATATCCCAAAACCATGCGAATTGCTGCCAAGATTTGTGCCCACGACGTCATTGTATTAATCGATAGCGGATCGACTCACAATTTTATTAGTGAGCGTATGGCCAATTTGTTGCTTCTACCGGTAGTGCCTATGGAAACCTTCATGGCCCGAGTTGCTAATGGAGAAAATCTCAGATGCCAAGGGAGGTTTGAGGAGATACAGATCAATTTACAGGGCACCATTTTTTCATTAACCCTTTATTCCTTACCTCTCACAGGGTTAGACGTGGTTTTGGGAATTCAATGGCTTGAAATTCTCGGTTCCGTGGTATGTGATTAG